In Drosophila yakuba strain Tai18E2 chromosome X, Prin_Dyak_Tai18E2_2.1, whole genome shotgun sequence, a single genomic region encodes these proteins:
- the LOC6526194 gene encoding neutral alpha-glucosidase AB produces the protein MRFALATVAIIWALFVLADGVDPGNFKTCEQSSFCRRSRKIQGSGSKYALIPGTLNTYADSLTADLVNKENHHQFAFKLEALEGSTFRLQIDEKQPLRPRYRVEHALKGPTKAGRIRVQRETDGEIVITSEKNKAVIHGDPFRIDFFENDVLVVSVNAKNWLYFEHLRQKAQEQTPQPAEFENQQEQDAAVETPKAADTIDDPGAWEENFKSHHDSKPYGPEAVALDFSFPAAEVLFGIPEHADSFILKSTSGTDPYRLYNLDVFEYIVDSKMALYGSVPVIYGHGPQRTAGVYWQNAAETWVDIQTSETNVVSSLVNFVSGSRKSPPPAAHFMSESGIVDAFIMLGPKPIDTFKQYAALTGTHELPQLFSLAYHQSRWNYNDERDVTSVSAKFDEHNIPMDTMWLDIEYTDGKRYFTWDKFKFPQPLSMIKNLTELGRHLVVIIDPHIKRDNNYFFHRDCTDRGYYVKTHEGNDYEGWCWPGAASYPDFFNPVVREYYASQYALDKFQTVTADVMLWNDMNEPSVFNGPEITAPKDLIHYGNWEHRDVHNLYGHMHLMGTFAGLQQRDPNQRPFILTRAHFAGSQRYAAIWTGDNFADWSHLQHSVKMCLTEAVAGFSFCGADVGGFFGNPDTELLGRWYQTGIFLPFFRAHAHIDTKRREPWLFPERTRQVIQSAVLKRYSYLPLWYTAFYELELTGEPVIRPLLAHYPLDKEAFGVDSQLLVQDRLLVRPVMQQGVSKVDVYFPAIDDKKNGDWWYDVDTYQRQERSGYVSVPVDDLKIPVWQRGGSIVPKKERQRRASTLMLHDPYTLIICLDRQGKASGSLYLDDEKSYAYRQGQRIHVNYEFANDQLVNSFVGKPKYKSLAWIERIVIAGLEKVPSSATITVNGVSQQLEVLQHDNTVVVRKPGVKMDVDFAIKLNFA, from the exons ATGCGATTCGCTCTGGCCACCGTGGCCATCATCTGGGCTCTTTTCGTCCTGGCCGACGGAGTGGATCCCGGGAACTTCAAGACCTGCGAGCAGAGCAGTTTTTGCCG ACGCTCCCGGAAGATTCAGGGATCAGGCAGCAAGTACGCTTTAATTCCCGGCACCTTGAACACCTATGCGGATTCGTTGACCGCTGATCTCGTAAACAAGGAGAACCATCACCAGTTCGCCTTTAAGCTAGAGGCTCTGGAGGGCAGCACCTTCCGCCTGCAGATCGATGAGAAGCAGCCACTCCGACCACGATATCGCGTCGAGCACGCCCTAAAGGGCCCAACCAAGGCCGGACGCATTCGTGTCCAGCGGGAAACAGATGGAGAGATCGTTATCACATCGGAGAAAAACAAGGCTGTGATCCACGGAGACCCGTTCCGGATCGATTTCTTTGAGAACGACGTGCTGGTGGTCTCGGTGAATGCCAAGAACTGGTTGTACTTCGAGCATCTGCGGCAAAAGGCCCAGGAACAGACTCCCCAGCCGGCCGAATTCGAGaaccagcaggagcaggatgcCGCTGTGGAAACTCCCAAAGCAGCAGATACCATCGATGATCCTGGTGCATGGGAGGAAAACTTTAAATCACACCACGACTCCAAGCCCTACGGTCCAGAGGCTGTGGCTTTGGACTTCTCGTTCCCCGCAGCCGAGGTTCTATTCGGTATTCCAGAGCACGCAGACAGCTTCATACTAAAGTCCACCTCGGGCACGGATCCGTATCGCCTTTACAACCTGGATGTGTTCGAATACATTGTGGACAGCAAGATGGCCCTGTATGGCTCAGTGCCGGTGATCTATGGCCATGG ACCGCAACGCACTGCAGGCGTTTACTGGCAGAATGCTGCCGAAACCTGGGTCGACATTCAAACCTCGGAGACCAATGTTGTATCTTCGCTGGTAAATTTTGTATCCGGCTCGCGGAAGTCCCCTCCGCCGGCTGCCCACTTCATGTCGGAGTCGGGCATCGTGGACGCCTTCATCATGCTGGGTCCCAAGCCCATAGACACTTTTAAGCAGTACGCTGCTCTGACTGGAACGCACGAGCTGCCTCAGTTATTTTCTCTTGCCTACCACCAGAGCCGCTGGAACTACAACGATGAGAGGGATGTGACCTCCGTGTCAGCGAAATTCGACGAGCACAACATACCCATGGACACCATGTGGTTGGACATAGAGTATACAGATGGCAAGCGCTACTTCACCTGGGACAAGTTCAAGTTCCCGCAGCCGCTGTCGATGATCAAGAACCTTACAGAGCTGGGTCGCCACTTGGTGGTGATAATCGACCCGCACATCAAGCGGGATAACAACTACTTCTTCCATCGGGACTGCACGGATCGTGGCTACTATGTGAAAACGCACGAGGGCAATGACTACGAGGGCTGGTGCTGGCCGGGAGCGGCTAGTTATCCGGATTTCTTCAATCCAGTGGTCAGAGAGTACTACGCCAGCCAGTACGCTTTAGACAAGTTCCAAACGGTCACCGCAGATGTGATGTTGTGGAACGACATGAACGAGCCGTCGGTATTCAACGGCCCTGAGATCACGGCGCCCAAGGACTTGATCCACTATGGCAACTGGGAGCACCGCGACGTGCACAATTTGTACGGTCACATGCACTTGATGGGCACCTTTGCGGGCCTGCAGCAGCGCGATCCCAACCAGCGGCCCTTTATCCTCACACGGGCACACTTTGCTGGGTCCCAGCGCTATGCTGCCATTTGGACGGGTGACAACTTTGCGGACTGGTCGCATCTACAGCACTCAGTCAAGATGTGTCTCACAGAGGCGGTGGCCGGCTTCTCCTTTTGCGGTGCCGATGTAGGCGGCTTCTTTGGAAATCCAGATACCGAGCTGTTAGGGCGCTGGTACCAAACCGGTATCTTCCTGCCCTTTTTCCGGGCTCATGCGCACATCGACACTAAGCGACGGGAGCCATGGCTCTTCCCAGAACGCACTCGCCAGGTGATCCAAAGTGCTGTGCTCAAGCGTTATTCATATCTGCCCCTGTGGTACACCGCATTCTACGAGCTGGAGCTGACTGGAGAGCCAGTAATTCGCCCATTATTAGCCCACTACCCATTGGATAAGGAGGCCTTCGGCGTTGACAGCCAGCTGCTGGTGCAAGATCGCCTGCTTGTAAGACCCGTCATGCAGCAGGGCGTTAGCAAGGTGGACGTGTACTTCCCAGCAATTGATGACAAAAAGAACGGCGACTGGTGGTACGATGTGGATACTTATCAGCGCCAGGAACGATCCGGCTATGTGTCGGTTCCTGTAGATGATCTTAAG ATCCCCGTTTGGCAGCGTGGTGGCAGTATTGTTCCGAAGAAGGAGCGACAGCGTCGCGCTTCAACCTTGATGCTGCACGATCCTTACACACTCATTATCTGCTTAGACCGACAGGGCAAGGCATCCGGTTCCCTCTACCTGGACGATGAGAAGTCCTACGCGTACCGCCAGGGGCAGCGCATCCACGTGAACTACGAGTTCGCCAACGACCAACTGGTCAATAGCTTCGTTGGCAAGCCCAAGTACAAGTCCCTGGCTTGGATCGAGCGTATTGTGATCGCCGGACTTGAGAAGGTGCCCAGCAGCGCCACCATCACGGTGAATGGTGTTAGCCAGCAGTTGGAGGTGCTCCAGCATGATAACACCGTCGTCGTGCGCAAGCCGGGCGTCAAGATGGACGTCGACTTCGCCATTAAACTCAACTTTGCGTAG
- the LOC6526195 gene encoding tektin-3: MSHNGAGGGAGGSGIPQTTVMYSQLQPWSQAGAPPCMEPVMGPSIPPRVGAAYETPTKHPWRPAMAYELIQVKHLPEQPVTNQLTKQCFLPKGMKTDGMIFPNLVTGFDRNPQHAARAALYTRYTSNEWYNNNMTKYSESNMNRNLSERMRSDAVRLMRETDEKATSGQRDAGRRLGERITDLTFWRNELNAELEKLIAEMSDINELQRQCGKALLDLEIPLHIAQECLFHRESRQGTEKVHDIVEKALLVEINNLRNSRDRLGGLHEKISKQALDCRGAQHLLEDDVSHKESSLGIDSMCHQLNNHSRGITYYGGIEKFDPSVSTQESWAQASSEHVRRSQAERAKLSQLRSDAQSVVNAVATTVWDFWSNTNNAFDRRSQEMAEAKNRVQLHLQKVQQELFDMEKHLFLLQKAIQDKSGPLKVAQTRLEARSHREGVELCKDYAQDRLVQEVQDIQGAVETLHHKLMEAEATHQGLLKTRCTLEVDLRNKVNALFIDREKCMSLRRSFPVSNLIKY; the protein is encoded by the exons ATGAGTCACAATGGTGCTGGTGGCGGAGCCGGTGGATCGGGCATCCCACAAACCACGGTCATGTATTCCCAATTGCAGCCATGGAGCCAGGCGGGCGCTCCGCCCTGCATGGAGCCCGTCATGGGACCCTCGATCCCGCCGAGAGTTGGCGCCGCCTACGAGACGCCCACGAAGCACCCGTGGCGCCCGGCGATGGCCTATGAGCTCATCCAGGTGAAGCACCTGCCCGAGCAGCCGGTGACCAACCAGCTGACCAAGCAGTGCTTCCTGCCCAAGGGCATGAAGACGGACGGCATGATATTCCCCAACCTGGTCACCGGATTCGATCGCAATCCGCAGCACGCCGCCCGGGCTGCCCTCTACACGAGGTACACCAGCAACGAGTggtacaacaacaacatgacCAAGTATTCCGAGTCCAACATGAATCG CAACCTCTCGGAGCGCATGCGGAGTGACGCAGTGCGTCTGATGCGAGAGACGGACGAGAAGGCCACCTCGGGCCAAAGGGACGCCGGCCGAAGGCTGGGCGAGCGCATCACCGACCTGACCTTCTGGCGCAACGAGTTGAACGCGGAGCTGGAGAAGCTGATCGCCGAGATGTCGGACATCAATGAGCTGCAGCGGCAGTGCGGCAAGGCGCTCCTCGACCTGGAGATACCGTTGCACATCGCCCAGGAGTGCCTCTTCCACCGGGAGTCGCGCCAGGGCACGGAGAAGGTGCATGACATCGTGGAGAAGGCCCTCCTCGTGGAGATCAACAACCTGAGGAACTCCCGCGACCGCCTGGGCGGACTGCACGAGAAGATCTCGAAGCAGGCCCTCGACTGCCGCGGCGCCCAACATCTTCTTGAGGACGACGTGTCCCACAAGGAGTCCTCGCTCGGCATCGACTCCATGTGCCACCAGCTGAACAACCACAGTCGCGGCATCACCTACTACGGCGGCATCGAGAAGTTCGATCCCTCGGTCAGCACCCAGGAGTCCTGGGCTCAGGCCAGCAGCGAGCACGTCCGCCG TTCTCAGGCGGAGCGGGCTAAGCTCTCCCAGCTGCGGAGCGATGCCCAGAGCGTGGTCAACGCGGTGGCCACCACCGTGTGGGACTTCTGGAGCAACACGAACAACGCCTTCGATCGCCGCTCCCAGGAGATGGCCGAGGCGAAGAACCGGGTGCAGCTGCACCTGCAGAAGGTCCAGCAGGAGCTCTTCGACATGGAGAAGCACCTCTTCCTGCTGCAGAAGGCCATCCAGGACAAGTCCGGCCCGCTGAAGGTGGCCCAGACGCGTCTGGAGGCCCGCTCCCATCGGGAGGGCGTCGAGCTGTGCAAGGACTACGCCCAGGATCGCCTCGTTCAGGAGGTGCAGGACATCCAGGGCGCCGTGGAGACGCTGCACCACAAGCTGATGGAGGCGGAGGCCACCCACCAGGGTCTCCTCAAGACGCGCTGCACTCTGGAAGTGGATCTGCGGAACAAGGTCAATGCCCTGTTCATAGACCGAGAGAAGTGCATGAGCCTGCGGCGCTCCTTCCCGGTCAGCAATCTGATCAAGTACTGA